From one Amycolatopsis sp. FDAARGOS 1241 genomic stretch:
- the eccD gene encoding type VII secretion integral membrane protein EccD, translated as MQGELCRITVYGPQGRADLAVPLSVPLTSLLPVLLRHTGGREDLADTWVLQRLGEAPLDAAGTPESLDWKEGEEFHLRPRQDPLPELDFDDIADGMATAVSRQPGRWKPEFNRWLFLGFAIFAQLVLAWVLLMPGSPGLSSIGSAVVALGLLVAAVACGVRSDDQALLLLLGLGGCGFTGVAGAIGVAGLDAAFDLQGAPVLVGSLTFALAGGLLIGGRAAWSPGLPFVPFGTVVAIGVAGAIAMWLHLGAGFTTVQTAGLTSTVLIGFMVFAPRVGIRFARIRGPQLPRTAAELQYDIEPAPAEQMVKQTGYADGYLTIFSIASAVVFTCAFAFLAEQDLFPKLLAFLVSAAVLMRSRALLGAWQRVPLAAAGSIGLVLLALSLIAPLEPSWRGSAAAGLILVFFLLVLAMLRPPPRRLLPIWGHLANWTETLSAVAVIPILLQLYGVYGWAVGLTA; from the coding sequence ATGCAGGGCGAGCTCTGCCGCATCACGGTGTACGGGCCGCAGGGCCGCGCCGATCTGGCCGTGCCGCTGTCGGTGCCGCTCACGAGCCTGCTCCCGGTGCTGCTGCGCCACACCGGCGGCCGCGAGGACCTCGCCGACACGTGGGTGCTGCAGCGCCTCGGCGAAGCGCCGCTCGACGCGGCGGGCACGCCGGAGTCGCTGGACTGGAAGGAGGGCGAGGAGTTCCACCTGCGACCCCGCCAGGATCCGTTGCCGGAGCTGGACTTCGACGACATCGCCGACGGCATGGCCACGGCCGTGAGCCGGCAGCCGGGCCGGTGGAAGCCCGAGTTCAACCGCTGGCTGTTTCTCGGCTTCGCGATCTTCGCGCAGCTCGTGCTGGCGTGGGTGCTGCTCATGCCCGGCTCGCCTGGTCTTTCGTCGATCGGGTCAGCGGTCGTCGCGCTCGGGCTGCTCGTGGCCGCGGTGGCGTGCGGCGTCCGATCGGACGACCAGGCGCTGCTCCTGCTGCTCGGGCTCGGCGGCTGCGGTTTCACGGGCGTCGCCGGAGCCATCGGCGTGGCGGGGCTCGACGCGGCGTTCGACTTGCAGGGCGCGCCGGTCCTCGTCGGCTCGCTGACCTTCGCCCTCGCGGGCGGCCTGCTGATCGGCGGGCGCGCCGCCTGGTCCCCCGGCCTGCCGTTCGTGCCGTTCGGCACGGTCGTGGCCATCGGCGTCGCCGGTGCGATCGCGATGTGGCTGCACCTCGGCGCCGGGTTCACCACGGTGCAGACGGCCGGGCTCACCTCGACCGTCCTCATCGGATTCATGGTGTTCGCGCCGCGCGTCGGCATCCGGTTCGCGCGCATCCGCGGGCCGCAGCTGCCGCGCACGGCCGCCGAGCTGCAGTACGACATCGAGCCCGCGCCCGCCGAGCAGATGGTGAAGCAGACCGGCTACGCCGACGGGTACCTCACGATCTTCTCGATCGCGTCGGCGGTGGTGTTCACCTGCGCGTTCGCGTTCCTGGCCGAGCAGGACCTGTTCCCGAAGCTGCTGGCGTTCCTGGTGTCCGCGGCCGTGTTGATGCGCTCGCGCGCGCTGCTCGGCGCGTGGCAGCGGGTGCCGCTGGCGGCTGCCGGTTCGATCGGACTGGTGCTGCTCGCATTGTCGCTGATCGCACCGCTCGAGCCCAGCTGGCGCGGGAGCGCGGCCGCCGGGCTGATCCTGGTGTTCTTCCTGCTGGTGCTGGCGATGCTGCGGCCGCCGCCGCGCCGCCTGCTGCCGATCTGGGGCCACCTCGCCAACTGGACCGAGACGTTGAGCGCGGTGGCGGTGATCCCGATCCTGTTGCAGCTCTACGGGGTCTACGGCTGGGCCGTCGGGCTCACGGCGTGA
- a CDS encoding type VII secretion protein EccB: protein MQTQKDHVEAYSFLIGRMTSALVLGDASHLDVPAKRAWTGLLVGVVLALLIAVGFFVYGLIAHHTGGGAPSAPAGVPGGPQHTVRQVT from the coding sequence GTGCAGACGCAGAAAGACCACGTCGAGGCGTACTCATTCCTCATCGGACGGATGACGTCGGCGCTCGTGCTCGGTGACGCGAGTCATCTCGACGTCCCGGCGAAGCGGGCCTGGACGGGCCTGCTGGTCGGGGTCGTGCTGGCACTGCTGATCGCGGTCGGGTTCTTCGTCTACGGCCTGATCGCCCACCACACCGGCGGCGGTGCGCCGTCCGCGCCGGCAGGGGTGCCCGGTGGGCCCCAGCACACCGTGCGCCAGGTGACCTGA